A part of Aegilops tauschii subsp. strangulata cultivar AL8/78 chromosome 2, Aet v6.0, whole genome shotgun sequence genomic DNA contains:
- the LOC109781574 gene encoding histone H3.2 — protein sequence MARTKQTARKSTGGKAPRKQLATKAARKSAPATGGVKKPHRFRPGTVALREIRKYQKSTELLIRKLPFQRLVREIAQDFKTDLRFQSSAVSALQEAAEAYLVGLFEDTNLCAIHAKRVTIMPKDIQLARRIRGERA from the coding sequence ATGGCCCGCACCAAGCAGACGGCGCGCAAGTCCACCGGCGGGAAGGCGCCGCGGAAGCAGCTGGCGACGAAGGCAGCGCGCAAGTCGGCGCCGGCCACCGGCGGCGTGAAGAAGCCGCACAGGTTCCGCCCGGGAACCGTCGCCCTGCGCGAGATCCGCAAGTACCAGAAGAGCACGGAGCTGCTGATCAGGAAGCTGCCGTTCCAGCGGCTGGTGCGGGAGATCGCGCAGGACTTCAAGACGGACCTCCGGTTCCAGTCGTCTGCTGTGTCCGCGCTGCAGGAGGCCGCGGAGGCGTACCTGGTGGGGCTCTTCGAGGACACCAACCTCTGCGCCATCCACGCCAAGAGGGTCACCATCATGCCCAAGGACATCCAGCTCGCGCGCCGCATCAGGGGCGAGAGGGCCTGA
- the LOC109781575 gene encoding G-type lectin S-receptor-like serine/threonine-protein kinase At2g19130, with the protein MLLHLLLLGLISTQHIPSSSAAIDSIAPGQGLVCGVSDKLVSLDGKFALGFFQPGSKSRNTLNWYLGIWFNKVPKITPVWVANRDDPITQPALVRFTISQDGNLVILDQATNSMIWSSGVSIRTNTTIGMLMNNGNLVLQNASNSSDILWQSFDHPTNTFLPGAKIGRDKVTGLTRRLVSRKNLIDPARGRYCYELVPNELILKLLNSSIAYWSSGEWNGQYFSSIPEMLSRSLIDFKFVNNTNEEYFTFTLLNDTMIMHHLLDVSGQMKTLIWDEVSQDWLGSYSNPKAQCDVYALCGPFTVCDDNSAPYCSCMKGFSIRSPDDWEQNDRSGGCVRNTPLNCGSNRSTGGMTDEFYSLSNVKLPQNADNIGAAISARECAEVCLSNCSCTAYSCTDSRCSIWREELLNVKQQHADTTETNDGAVLYLRLAAKEMQTQKPDRRVTTRILSAAIVTALGLLALILLVLLLMIQRNNRDWSGGTLKNPQDGGGIIAFRYIDLQRATRNFSEKLGAGGFGSVFKAYLTDSATMAVKRLDGACQGEKQFRAEVTSVGVIQHINLVRLIGFCCEGERRLLAYEHMPNRSLDIHLFQDNNTVLNWGTRYKIALGVARGLAYLHESCQDLIIHCDIKPQNILLDTSFVAKIADFGMAKLIGRDFSRVLTTTRGTAGYLAPEWISGVAITAKVDVYGYGMVLMEIISGRQNSFEQYTVGGDCAVFFPVHAAQMLLEGDVASLVDEKLSGDVNLEEAERLCKVACWCIQDDEFDRPTMGEVVRFLEGLSDLDTPPIPRLLQAITRRSLHPPSTYLSNESE; encoded by the coding sequence ATGCTTCTTCACCTATTACTTCTTGGCCTTATTTCCACCCAACATATTCCTTCATCCTCTGCTGCCATTGACTCCATTGCACCAGGCCAAGGACTTGTTTGCGGTGTCAGTGACAAGCTTGTCTCCCTAGATGGCAAGTTTGCGCTTGGCTTCTTCCAACCAGGCAGTAAGTCCCGCAACACCTTGAATTGGTACCTAGGCATTTGGTTTAATAAAGTACCCAAGATAACTCCTGTGTGGGTCGCAAACCGTGATGACCCAATCACACAGCCCGCTTTAGTTAGGTTCACAATTTCCCAAGATGGCAATCTTGTCATCTTAGATCAAGCCACCAATTCCATGATCTGGTCTAGCGGAGTTAGTATCAGAACCAACACCACCATTGGCATGCTCATGAACAATGGAAACCTTGTCCTACAAAATGCCTCAAACTCATCCGACATTTTGTGGCAGAGTTTTGACCACCCAACAAATACTTTCCTCCCTGGTGCAAAGATCGGCCGAGACAAGGTCACTGGTTTGACTCGCCGTCTTGTTTCCAGAAAGAACTTGATTGACCCAGCTCGTGGTCGTTACTGTTATGAGTTAGTTCCTAACGAGTTGATCCTTAAGCTTTTGAACTCATCCATAGCATACTGGTCTAGCGGGGAATGGAATGGACAGTATTTTAGCTCCATTCCAGAGATGTTAAGCCGCAGCTTGATAGACTTCAAGTTTGTCAACAACACAAATGAAGAGTACTTCACATTCACCTTACTGAACGACACGATGATCATGCATCATCTACTTGATGTTTCTGGTCAAATGAAGACTTTAATCTGGGATGAGGTCTCACAGGATTGGTTAGGTTCCTACTCCAACCCCAAAGCTCAGTGTGATGTCTATGCTCTCTGTGGACCATTCACTGTGTGCGATGATAACTCAGCTCCATATTGTAGCTGTATGAAGGGCTTCTCCATAAGATCCCCAGATGACTGGGAGCAAAATGATAGAAGTGGTGGATGCGTGAGAAATACTCCTTTAAATTGTGGCAGTAACAGGAGTACTGGAGGAATGACTGATGAATTCTACTCCTTGTCCAATGTGAAATTGCCTCAGAATGCTGACAACATAGGCGCTGCTATCAGTGCTAGAGAATGTGCAGAGGTTTGCCTGAGCAATTGCTCATGCACTGCATATTCTTGCACCGACAGTCGATGCTCCATTTGGCGTGAGGAACTCCTCAATGTAAAACAGCAGCATGCTGACACTACCGAGACAAATGATGGTGCCGTTCTTTATCTTCGCCTTGCTGCAAAAGAGATGCAAACTCAGAAACCTGACAGAAGAGTGACCACTCGGATTTTGTCAGCTGCCATTGTCACCGCACTGGGGTTGCTGGCACTCATATTGCTAGTTCTTCTACTGATGATTCAGAGAAACAATAGGGATTGGTCTGGTGGTACACTGAAAAATCCTCAAGACGGTGGTGGAATTATTGCATTTAGATACATTGATTTGCAGAGGGCAACAAGAAATTTCTCTGAGAAGCTAGGTGCCGGCGGCTTTGGTTCTGTGTTCAAGGCATATCTGACCGACTCAGCTACAATGGCAGTGAAAAGGCTTGATGGTGCTTGTCAAGGAGAAAAACAATTCAGGGCTGAGGTGACTTCAGTCGGAGTTATACAACATATCAATTTAGTTAGACTGATCGGTTTCTGTTGCGAGGGTGAACGGAGGTTACTTGCATATGAGCACATGCCAAATCGTTCTCTTGACATCCATCTATTTCAGGACAACAACACAGTTTTAAACTGGGGAACCAGGTATAAAATAGCTCTGGGAGTTGCTAGAGGGCTGGCTTACCTGCATGAGAGCTGCCAAGACTTGATCATACACTGTGATATCAAGCCACAAAATATACTTCTTGACACGTCGTTTGTTGCTAAAATTGCTGACTTTGGTATGGCCAAGTTAATAGGGAGGGATTTTAGCCGGGTTCTGACTACAACAAGAGGAACTGCAGGATACCTTGCACCCGAATGGATAAGCGGGGTTGCTATCACAGCAAAAGTCGATGTTTATGGCTATGGGATGGTGCTAATGGAAATAATATCAGGAAGACAGAATTCATTTGAACAATACACTGTAGGTGGTGATTGTGCTGTTTTCTTCCCTGTGCATGCTGCGCAAATGCTTCTCGAGGGAGATGTGGCAAGCTTGGTGGATGAAAAATTATCGGGTGATGTAAATCTAGAGGAGGCTGAACGACTATGCAAGGTTGCTTGTTGGTGCATTCAGGATGATGAGTTTGATCGGCCAACGATGGGCGAAGTTGTTCGTTTTCTAGAGGGCCTATCTGATCTTGACACGCCTCCTATTCCAAGACTACTCCAGGCCATTACAAGGAGGAGCTTGCACCCGCCATCCACCTACCTCTCGAATGAATCAGAATAA
- the LOC109781576 gene encoding cytosolic sulfotransferase 8-like: protein MEGDGTETADAYARYEAIASSLPASACQGLGAAAYKNHRNFWYPAHQMAPTLAARDTFVARPTDILVATLPKSGTTWLKALVFAIAHRRVHTPVADGAGQRRHPLLGSSPHDLVPFLHYVYEKHRSAAVPHLEAMPAPRVLAVHAPLSALPVSVAGSGCRVVYMCRDPKDALVSLWHYLRKANRPGATAASLEELLAAFCDGVSPFGPAWEHIAEYWRESLARPEQVMFLRYEHLEEDTVGSVKRLAEFLGCPFTGEEAAGAVPEAVAALCGIERMRSVEANRTGEYGVHWKFSNSAFFRNGEVGDWKQHMTAEMAQRIDGIMDGKLRGIGLSLITQPKQLPNEN, encoded by the coding sequence ATGGAAGGCGACGGCACAGAGACAGCAGACGCCTACGCCAGGTACGAGGCGATCGCTTCCTCCCTCCCGGCGTCGGCGTGCCAGGGCCTGGGGGCCGCCGCGTACAAGAACCACCGCAACTTCTGGTATCCGGCGCACCAGATGGCGCCGACGCTCGCCGCGCGGGACACCTTCGTCGCCCGCCCCACCGACATCCTCGTCGCCACCCTGCCCAAGTCCGGCACCACGTGGCTCAAGGCGCTCGTGTTCGCCATCGCGCACCGCCGCGTGCACACCCCGGTAGCGGACGGCGCGGGGCAACGCCGCCACCCGCTCCTGGGCTCCAGCCCCCACGACCTCGTCCCCTTCCTGCACTACGTCTACGAGAAGCACCGGTCGGCCGCGGTCCCGCACCTGGAGGCGATGCCGGCGCCGCGCGTCCTGGCCGTGCACGCGCCGCTGTCGGCGCTGCCGGTGTCCGTGGCCGGGTCCGGCTGCCGCGTCGTGTACATGTGCCGGGACCCCAAGGACGCGCTCGTCTCGCTCTGGCACTACCTCCGGAAAGCCAACCGTCCTGGCGCCACCGCGGCGTCGCTGGAGGAGCTGCTCGCGGCGTTCTGCGACGGCGTCTCGCCGTTCGGGCCGGCGTGGGAGCACATCGCCGAGTACTGGAGGGAGAGCCTGGCGCGGCCGGAGCAGGTCATGTTCCTCCGGTACGAGCACCTCGAGGAGGACACGGTGGGGAGCGTCAAGCGGCTCGCCGAGTTCCTCGGCTGCCCGTTCACGGGCGAGGAGGCGGCCGGGGCGGTCCCCGAGGCCGTGGCGGCGCTGTGCGGCATAGAGCGGATGAGGAGCGTGGAGGCGAACCGCACCGGCGAGTACGGGGTTCACTGGAAGTTCAGCAACTCCGCATTCTTCAGGAACGGGGAGGTTGGGGACTGGAAGCAGCACATGACGGCCGAGATGGCGCAGAGAATCGATGGCATCATGGATGGTAAGTTGCGGGGCATTGGCCTCTCGCTTATCACCCAACCAAAGCAACTTCCGAATGAAAATTAA